From Cellulosimicrobium cellulans, the proteins below share one genomic window:
- a CDS encoding ester cyclase yields MGTHENKATAVAVHTRAIPGNHGDALATLLAPGFRNHDTSPGCEGGADALLAMMHWYDEAFEDQRVEILHAVAEGDLVALHVELSARHTGFFRGVAPTGRRFQVREMHVLRFAEGQEVEHWCVRDESALVRALAHPAPVGVG; encoded by the coding sequence ATGGGCACGCACGAGAACAAGGCCACGGCGGTCGCCGTGCACACGCGCGCGATCCCCGGCAACCACGGCGACGCGCTCGCGACGCTGCTCGCACCCGGGTTTCGCAACCACGACACGTCGCCCGGCTGCGAGGGCGGCGCCGACGCGCTCCTCGCGATGATGCACTGGTACGACGAGGCGTTCGAGGACCAGCGCGTCGAGATCCTGCACGCGGTCGCCGAGGGCGACCTCGTCGCGCTGCACGTCGAGCTCAGCGCGCGGCACACCGGGTTCTTCCGCGGCGTCGCCCCGACGGGCCGTCGCTTCCAGGTGCGCGAGATGCACGTGCTGCGCTTCGCCGAGGGCCAGGAGGTCGAGCACTGGTGCGTGCGCGACGAGTCCGCGCTCGTGCGCGCGCTCGCTCACCCCGCGCCCGTCGGCGTCGGCTGA
- the mnmA gene encoding tRNA 2-thiouridine(34) synthase MnmA: MRVLAAMSGGVDSAVAAALAVEAGHEVVGVHMALSRNRDQFRTGSRGCCSIEDAGDARRAADVLGIPYYVWDLSERFEDTVVADFLAEYEAGRTPNPCVRCNEHIKFEALLDKATALGFDAVATGHYARVVTREAADASAPGGVRPVQELHRSPNSAKDQSYVLAVMGPERLARAMFPLGDFASKDEVRAEAARRGLSVSAKPDSYDICFVADGDTQGFLRDRLGARPGEIVDAEGTVLGEHDGAYAYTVGQRKGLGIDRPAPDGRPRYVLDVQPASNRVVVGPTELLSVDRVEAGAAVWFDDARPAAGEQADVEVQVRAHGAPVAARVRAVGDAMEVELTGTPLRGVAAGQSLVVYAGARVLGQATVDRAYRSAARSAGRSAGQPTPTGAG, translated from the coding sequence GTGAGGGTCCTGGCCGCCATGTCGGGCGGTGTCGACTCGGCCGTCGCCGCGGCGCTCGCCGTCGAGGCGGGGCACGAGGTCGTGGGCGTCCACATGGCGCTGTCGCGCAACCGCGACCAGTTCCGGACCGGCTCGCGCGGGTGCTGCTCGATCGAGGACGCGGGGGACGCGCGGCGCGCGGCCGACGTGCTGGGCATCCCGTACTACGTGTGGGACCTCTCGGAGCGGTTCGAGGACACGGTCGTCGCCGACTTCCTCGCGGAGTACGAGGCGGGTCGCACGCCCAACCCGTGCGTGCGCTGCAACGAGCACATCAAGTTCGAGGCGCTGCTCGACAAGGCGACCGCGCTCGGCTTCGACGCCGTCGCGACGGGCCACTACGCGCGCGTCGTGACGCGCGAGGCGGCCGACGCGTCCGCGCCGGGCGGGGTGCGCCCCGTGCAGGAGCTGCACCGCTCCCCGAACTCGGCGAAGGACCAGTCCTACGTGCTCGCGGTCATGGGCCCCGAGCGCCTGGCACGCGCGATGTTCCCGCTCGGGGACTTCGCGTCGAAGGACGAGGTGCGCGCCGAGGCCGCGCGCCGTGGGCTGTCGGTGTCCGCGAAGCCCGACTCGTACGACATCTGCTTCGTCGCCGACGGCGACACCCAGGGCTTCCTCCGCGACCGGCTGGGCGCGCGCCCGGGCGAGATCGTCGACGCCGAGGGGACGGTGCTCGGCGAGCACGACGGCGCCTACGCCTACACCGTCGGCCAGCGCAAGGGCCTGGGCATCGACCGCCCCGCACCGGACGGCCGTCCGCGGTACGTGCTCGACGTGCAGCCCGCGAGCAACCGCGTGGTCGTCGGGCCGACCGAGCTGCTGAGCGTCGACCGCGTCGAGGCCGGCGCGGCGGTCTGGTTCGACGACGCGCGCCCGGCGGCGGGGGAGCAGGCCGACGTCGAGGTGCAGGTCCGCGCGCACGGTGCCCCGGTCGCGGCCCGGGTCCGGGCCGTCGGCGACGCGATGGAGGTCGAGCTCACGGGCACGCCGCTCCGGGGCGTCGCGGCCGGGCAGTCGCTCGTCGTCTACGCCGGCGCGCGCGTGCTCGGCCAGGCCACCGTGGACCGCGCCTACCGCTCGGCGGCACGGTCGGCAGGTCGGTCAGCCGGTCAGCCGACGCCGACGGGCGCGGGGTGA
- a CDS encoding cysteine desulfurase family protein — MTHASGPVPATAAYLDHAATTPLSAAAREAFVDELSRTGNPSSLHAAGRAARRTVEEARESIAAALGARPSEVVFTAGGTEADNLAIKGLFWGRRTTDPRRRRIVVSAVEHHAVLDPAFWMAEHAGAEIVLLPVDGDGRVDLAALRAEVAEHADEIALISVMWANNEVGTLQPVQEVVQLARPHGIPVHSDAVQAVGQVPVDFAASGLDAMTVSGHKLGGPVGVGALVARRDAPLTPVLHGGGQERGVRSGTLDAPAIRAFGVAVAEAVAHREERAAHLRALRDELVAGVRERVPDALLSGPEPGSGGPAAVRLPGNAHFTFRGAEGDSLLYLLDSAGVQASTGSACQAGVPQPSHVLLAMGMPEQDARGALRFTLGATSTPDDVARLLDALPPAVERARAAGLASGPTRAAVPTRTAVPTRAGGAA; from the coding sequence GTGACCCACGCCTCCGGCCCCGTCCCTGCGACGGCGGCCTACCTCGACCACGCCGCCACGACGCCGCTGTCCGCGGCGGCGCGCGAGGCCTTCGTCGACGAGCTGTCGCGCACCGGCAACCCGTCCTCGCTGCACGCCGCGGGGCGTGCCGCCCGTCGCACGGTCGAGGAGGCGCGCGAGTCGATCGCCGCGGCGCTCGGCGCGCGCCCGAGCGAGGTCGTGTTCACCGCGGGGGGCACCGAGGCGGACAACCTCGCGATCAAGGGCCTGTTCTGGGGCCGGCGCACGACCGACCCGCGCCGCCGGCGGATCGTCGTCTCGGCGGTCGAGCACCACGCGGTGCTCGACCCCGCGTTCTGGATGGCCGAGCACGCCGGCGCCGAGATCGTGCTCCTGCCCGTCGACGGCGACGGCCGCGTGGACCTCGCGGCGCTGCGGGCCGAGGTCGCGGAGCACGCCGACGAGATCGCGCTGATCTCCGTCATGTGGGCGAACAACGAGGTCGGGACGCTCCAGCCCGTCCAGGAGGTCGTGCAGCTCGCGCGCCCGCACGGCATCCCCGTGCACTCCGACGCGGTCCAGGCGGTCGGCCAGGTCCCGGTCGACTTCGCGGCGAGCGGCCTCGACGCGATGACCGTGTCCGGCCACAAGCTCGGCGGCCCCGTCGGCGTCGGCGCGCTCGTCGCCCGGCGCGACGCGCCCCTCACCCCCGTCCTGCACGGCGGGGGCCAGGAGCGCGGCGTGCGCTCCGGCACGCTCGACGCGCCCGCGATCCGCGCGTTCGGCGTCGCGGTCGCCGAGGCCGTCGCGCACCGCGAGGAGCGCGCGGCCCACCTGAGGGCGCTGCGCGACGAGCTCGTCGCGGGCGTCCGCGAGCGCGTCCCCGACGCGCTCCTCAGCGGGCCCGAGCCCGGGTCCGGGGGCCCCGCCGCCGTCCGCCTGCCCGGCAACGCGCACTTCACGTTCCGCGGCGCCGAGGGCGACTCGCTCCTCTACCTGCTCGACTCCGCCGGCGTGCAGGCCTCGACCGGCTCCGCGTGCCAGGCCGGCGTGCCGCAGCCGTCCCACGTGCTGCTCGCGATGGGCATGCCCGAGCAGGACGCGCGCGGCGCGCTCCGGTTCACGCTCGGCGCCACGTCCACGCCCGACGACGTCGCGCGCCTCCTCGACGCCCTGCCCCCCGCCGTCGAGCGTGCGCGGGCCGCGGGGCTCGCGTCCGGACCGACGCGCGCCGCGGTCCCGACCCGCACCGCGGTCCCGACCCGCGCGGGAGGTGCCGCGTGA
- a CDS encoding aminoglycoside phosphotransferase family protein, with translation MPDDAARPAVEAAGDVPVASGGGRLLWGDLPLALRDELEAVAGGRVVQERSISSGFSPGLASVLTFDDGARLFVKAARTADEPVAANLHRAEAKVATRLPRDVPAPRFAWGHGDGDWIALAFEVVDGHVPATPWDPDELDRVLTTLVRVASVPGARAMRLPPTGPDFADMATGWRALREDPDPRLAAVSPWAAAHLDALAEAERGALVACEGESFVHGDLRADNVLLTPEKVYLVDWPHASRGAAWLDLAMFLPSVVMQGVVDVCEPVTVSADTTRRARGGAWAASTFAAHPLGSDVHPADLRSVVAGIAGYFLHSARKPAVPTIPRLRAFQRAQGVAAVAWLEHLGL, from the coding sequence ATGCCCGACGACGCCGCACGGCCCGCCGTCGAGGCCGCCGGAGACGTCCCGGTCGCCTCGGGCGGCGGTCGCCTGCTCTGGGGAGACCTGCCGCTCGCGCTGCGCGACGAGCTCGAGGCCGTCGCCGGCGGGCGGGTCGTGCAGGAGCGCTCGATCTCGTCCGGGTTCAGCCCCGGACTCGCCTCCGTCCTCACGTTCGACGACGGTGCCCGCCTCTTCGTCAAGGCGGCGCGGACCGCGGACGAGCCCGTGGCGGCCAACCTCCACCGCGCCGAGGCGAAGGTCGCGACCCGGCTGCCCCGCGACGTCCCGGCCCCGCGCTTCGCGTGGGGTCACGGGGACGGCGACTGGATCGCGCTCGCCTTCGAGGTCGTGGACGGGCACGTGCCCGCCACGCCCTGGGACCCCGACGAGCTCGACCGGGTCCTGACCACCCTCGTCCGCGTCGCGTCCGTCCCGGGGGCCCGTGCCATGCGCCTGCCGCCGACCGGGCCCGACTTCGCCGACATGGCGACCGGGTGGCGAGCGCTGCGCGAGGACCCCGACCCGCGCCTGGCCGCGGTCTCGCCGTGGGCCGCCGCGCACCTCGACGCGCTCGCGGAGGCCGAGCGCGGGGCGCTCGTGGCGTGCGAGGGCGAGTCGTTCGTGCACGGCGACCTGCGCGCCGACAACGTCCTCCTCACCCCGGAGAAGGTCTACCTCGTCGACTGGCCGCACGCGTCGCGCGGCGCCGCCTGGCTCGACCTCGCGATGTTCCTGCCCAGCGTCGTCATGCAGGGCGTCGTGGACGTCTGCGAGCCGGTCACGGTGAGCGCCGACACGACCCGACGCGCGCGCGGCGGCGCGTGGGCGGCGTCGACCTTCGCCGCGCACCCCCTCGGGAGTGACGTGCACCCCGCCGACCTGCGGTCGGTCGTCGCCGGGATCGCGGGATACTTCCTGCACTCCGCGCGCAAGCCCGCCGTCCCGACGATCCCCCGCCTGCGCGCGTTCCAGCGCGCCCAGGGTGTCGCCGCCGTCGCGTGGCTGGAGCACCTGGGTCTCTGA